A single Rubrivivax gelatinosus IL144 DNA region contains:
- the lysA gene encoding diaminopimelate decarboxylase, with the protein MTLPGHPHLARDAQGELRLEGHSLADLARRHGTPLYVYSRAAMLDALAGYQRALEGLPHLICYAMKANSNLAVLQTFARAGCGFDIVSGGELERVLAAGAEPSKIVFSGVGKTAAEMRRALEVGVHCFNVESLGELERLAEVAAAMGRRAPVSLRVNPDVDAGTHPYISTGLKDNKFGIPHDEALAAYRRAAALPSLQVIGIDCHIGSQITQLEPYLDALGRLLDLVEAVEAEGIALAHVDVGGGLGITYTDEAPPAPETLVRALAELMRARGHGHRELIVEPGRSLVGNAGVLLAEVQYLKPGETKNFCIVDAAMNDLVRPAMYEAWMAIEPCRPSAGTAAATWDVVGPVCESGDWLGRDRRLAVAPGDIVAVLSAGAYGMAMAGNYNSRPRAAEIMLDGDAVHVVREREDARALFALERLLD; encoded by the coding sequence GTGACGCTGCCCGGCCACCCCCACCTGGCGCGCGACGCCCAGGGCGAGCTGCGGCTGGAAGGCCATTCGCTCGCCGACCTGGCGCGCCGCCACGGCACGCCGCTGTACGTCTACTCGCGCGCGGCGATGCTCGACGCGCTGGCGGGTTACCAGCGTGCGCTCGAAGGCCTGCCGCACCTGATCTGCTACGCGATGAAGGCGAACTCCAACCTCGCCGTGCTGCAGACCTTCGCACGCGCCGGCTGCGGCTTCGACATCGTCTCCGGCGGCGAGCTGGAACGTGTGCTGGCCGCCGGAGCCGAGCCTTCAAAGATCGTGTTCTCCGGTGTCGGCAAGACCGCCGCCGAGATGCGCCGCGCGCTCGAGGTCGGCGTGCACTGCTTCAACGTCGAGAGCCTGGGCGAACTCGAACGGCTGGCCGAGGTCGCCGCAGCGATGGGCCGGCGCGCGCCGGTCAGCCTGCGCGTCAACCCCGACGTCGACGCCGGCACCCACCCCTACATCTCGACCGGGCTGAAGGACAACAAGTTCGGCATCCCGCACGACGAAGCGCTGGCCGCCTACCGGCGCGCCGCCGCGCTGCCCTCGCTGCAGGTCATCGGCATCGACTGCCACATCGGCTCGCAGATCACGCAGCTCGAGCCCTATCTCGACGCGCTCGGCCGCTTGCTCGACCTGGTCGAGGCGGTGGAGGCCGAGGGCATCGCGCTGGCCCACGTCGACGTCGGCGGCGGCCTGGGCATCACCTACACCGACGAGGCCCCGCCCGCGCCCGAGACGCTGGTGCGCGCCCTGGCCGAGCTGATGCGCGCGCGCGGCCACGGCCACCGCGAGCTGATCGTCGAGCCCGGGCGCTCGCTGGTCGGCAACGCCGGCGTGCTGCTGGCCGAGGTGCAGTACCTGAAGCCCGGCGAGACGAAGAACTTCTGCATCGTCGACGCGGCGATGAACGACCTGGTGCGCCCGGCGATGTACGAGGCCTGGATGGCGATCGAGCCCTGCCGGCCGAGCGCCGGCACCGCGGCGGCCACCTGGGACGTCGTCGGCCCGGTCTGCGAATCGGGCGACTGGCTGGGCCGCGACCGCAGGCTGGCCGTGGCGCCGGGCGACATCGTCGCCGTGCTGTCCGCCGGCGCCTACGGCATGGCGATGGCCGGCAACTACAACAGCCGGCCGCGCGCCGCCGAGATCATGCTCGACGGCGACGCCGTGCACGTCGTGCGCGAGCGCGAGGACGCCCGGGCGCTGTTCGCGCTGGAACGCCTGCTCGACTAG
- the lptM gene encoding LPS translocon maturation chaperone LptM — protein MRQTSRNSVVRGAAALVAALALTLTAGCGQKGPLKLPAPAGAASGAAK, from the coding sequence ATGCGTCAAACCTCTCGGAACAGTGTAGTGCGCGGCGCCGCGGCGCTCGTGGCGGCCCTCGCCCTGACCCTGACGGCCGGATGTGGCCAGAAGGGCCCGCTGAAGCTGCCGGCGCCGGCCGGCGCGGCCTCGGGAGCGGCGAAGTGA
- the cyaY gene encoding iron donor protein CyaY, which yields MTDAEYHRLAQEALARIEATADRLLQQDVVDIDTTRTGGLLELSFPNGSKIVVNTQPPLQELWLAARGGGFHYRWVDGRWADTRDGSEFFAALSEHASTQAGKPVVF from the coding sequence CTGACCGACGCCGAGTACCACCGCCTGGCCCAGGAGGCGCTGGCGCGCATCGAGGCCACCGCCGACCGCCTGCTGCAGCAGGACGTCGTCGACATCGACACCACGCGCACCGGCGGCCTGCTGGAGCTGTCCTTCCCCAACGGCAGCAAGATCGTCGTCAACACCCAGCCGCCGCTGCAGGAGCTTTGGCTGGCGGCGCGTGGCGGCGGCTTCCACTACCGCTGGGTCGACGGCCGCTGGGCCGACACGCGCGACGGCAGCGAGTTCTTCGCCGCACTGAGCGAGCACGCCAGCACCCAGGCCGGCAAGCCCGTCGTTTTCTGA